Part of the Leifsonia soli genome is shown below.
TGTACTTGAAGAGTCTGACGCTCAAGGGCTTCAAGTCGTTCGCGCAGCCGACGACGTTCGCCTTCGAGCCGGGCGTCACCTGCGTCGTCGGCCCCAACGGCTCCGGTAAGTCGAACGTGGTCGACGCGCTCGCCTGGGTGATGGGCGAGCAGGGCGCCAAGACGCTCCGCGGCGGCAAGATGGAGGACGTCATCTTCGCCGGGACGGCCACGCGCGGTCCGCTCGGCCGGGCCGAGGTGCAGCTGACCATCGACAACGCCGACGGAGCGCTGCCGATCGAGTACTCCGAGGTGACCATCTCGCGCACTCTGTTCCGCAACGGCGGCAGCGAGTACGCGATCAACGGGCAGTCCTGCCGGCTGCTGGATGTGCAGGAGCTGCTGAGCGACTCCGGTCTCGGCCGCGAGATGCACGTCATCGTCGGCCAGGGTCAGCTCGACGCCGTGCTGCACGCCAGCCCGGAGGACCGGCGGGGTTTCATCGAGGAGGCGGCCGGCATCCTGAAGCACCGCCGCCGCAAGGAGAAGACCCTCCGCAAGCTGGAGGCCATGCAGACCAACCTGACCCGGCTCAGCGACCTGGCGGGGGAGGTGCGCCGTCAGCTCAAGCCCCTCGGGCACCAGGCGGAGATCGCGCGCGAGGCGCAGTCGATTGCCGCCGTCGTGCGGGATGCGCGAGCGCGGCTGCTCGCCGACGAGGTCGTCACCCTGCGCCGCACGCTCGACGATCACGGCCGCACGGAGTCCGAGCGGCACAGCGAGCAGATCGTGCTGCAGGAGCAGCTGGAGCAGAAGCAGCTGCGCCGCACCCGGCTGGAGCAGGCGCTCGTGGGCGACGCGGTGGACACGGCGCGCAGCACCGCGTTCGCGCTGGAGTCGGTGCAGGAGCGGCTGCGCGGTCTGTTCACCCTCGCCAACCAGCGGGTGGCGTTGCTGGGCAGCCAGGGCGACGCGCCCGATGCGAGCCCGAGCGTGACCCCGCAGAACGTGCAGGACGCCCGTGACGAGGTCGATCGCCTCCGCGGCGTCGTCGTCGAGGCGGAGGCCGCGTGGACGGCGGCGCAGGCGGCGACGCGGAGCGCCCGGTCCCGCCTGGATGCGGTGGACGAGGAGATCGCGGCGCAGAGCGCGCTGGTCTCCCGTCACGACCTGGAGATCTCGAAGCTGAACGGCCAGGCCGACGCGGCCGCGCAGCGGCTGGCGGCCGTCCGCGGCGAGGTGCTGCGGCAGCAGAACGCGCTGGACGCCGCGACCGAGCGCCGCGAACGCGCCCGCGCCGAGTTCGCCGCCCGCGAGGCGGAGGCCGCGACCGCGGATGTCGGCGAGGGCGACCTCGACGAGGCGTACGAGCTGGCGCAGGCGACCGTCTTCGAGGCGGAGGGCGAGATCGAGCGGCTCCGGGAGGAGCTGCACACGCTGGAGCGCGAACGCGACGCCCTCGCGGCGCGGGTCAGCGCCCTCTCGCTCGCGCTGGACCAGAAGGACGGATCCTCGGCCCTCGTCGCCGCGCGCCTCCCGGGGGTGCGCGGGCTCGTGGCCGAGCACATCCGCGTCCATCCCGGGTACGAAGCGGCCATCGCCGCCGCCCTCGGCACGCTCGCCGACGCCGTGCTCGCCGACGACCGGGATGCGGCCGTCGCCGCGGTGACGCACGCGGCGGCCGACGACCTCGGGAGGGTCGAGGTCGTCATCGCCGACGCACCGGCCGCCACCGTCGATCTCGGCGGCATCGCCGGCGTCGTTCCGGCGACGAGTGTGGTGGATGCGCCGGACGGCGTCCGCGGCATCCTCGCCTTCACCGCCATCGCCGACGACCTGGATTCCGCCCGCCGAGCGTTCGCAGCCTTCGGCGGCCGGTCCGCCGGCGGGCCGATCACGATCATCACGACCTCCGGCGACGTGCTCACCGAGCATGTGCTGCGCGGCGGGTCCGGCGCGAAGCAGAGCCGCATCGAGCTCATCGCCGACCGCGACGCCGCGCAGGAGCGTCTCACCGAGGTCACCTCGCTGATCGACCGCGCGAAGTTCGCCCTCGCCGAGCAGCGCGGCGTTCTGCAGGTCGCCAAGGAGCAGTCGCAGGCCGCGCTCGCCACCTTGCGGGAGTTCGACGCCAAGCTGGCGGCGCAGACCGAGCAGGTGAATCGGCTCAAGGTGCAGCTGGAGGCCTCGCAGGCCGAGTTCGACCGGCTCAGCCGGGCGCTCGAGCAGGCGGGCGAGCGCGTCTCCGAGGCCGAGCAGGCAGCGGAGAAGGCGAAGTCGGAGCTGGAGGCGGCGCGCTCGCGTCCGCGTCCCATCCTCGACGTCAGCGCGCGCGACGCCCTGTCGACCGAGCTGGACGCCGCCCGCGAGGCCGAGGTCGAGGCACGCCTGGCGGTCGAGACGGCGAAGGAGCGTGTCCGCGCGGAGGAGGCCCGCGGGGTGGCGCTCGCCCGGCGGCTGGAAGCCGAGCGCGCCGCCGCCGAGGAGGCGGCCCGGCGCGCCGTCATCCGCCGTCGCCAGCTGGATGCGGCCGAGAGCGTCATCGCGGCCCTCCCGGCCGTCCTCGCGTCCATCGACCGCTCCGTCGCCCAGGCGCGGCTGGAGCTCGCGACGGCGGAGGCCGAGCGCGCCAGCCGCAACGACGAGCTGTCGACCCTGCGGCGCGATGAGGACGCGGTGCGCCAGAGGCTGCAGGCGATCACCGAGTCGGTGCACGGCCTGGAGCTGCAGATCTATGAGAAGAAGCTGCACCTCTCGAGCCTGCTGGAGCGGGCGGGCAGCGAGCTGGGGCTGGTCGAGGATGTGCTGGTGGCCGAGTACGGGCCGGAGGTGCCCGTTCCCGTGGACCTGGCGCGCGACGAGGTGCGCGAGCCGGACGCCGAGGTCGAGACCGTCCCCTTCTCACGCGAGCAGCAGCAGAAGCGCCTGGCCGCGGCGGAGCGCAAGCTGTCGCAGCTCGGCCGGGTGAATCCGCTCGCCCTCGAGGAGTTCGCCGCGCTGGAGCAGCGCCACAAGTTCCTCACAGAGCAGCTCACCGACCTCACGAACACCCGCAAGGACCTGCTGACCATCATCGAGGACATCGACGAGCGGATGCAGACCATCTTCGAGTCGGCGTTCGCCGACACCGAGGAGGCATTCAAGCGGGTCTTCCCGATCCTGTTCCCGGGCGGGCAGGGCAGCATCAGCCTGACCAACCCCGACGACCTGCTGACGACCGGCATCGAGGTGTCGGTGAAGCCGGCGGGCAAGAAGATCGAGCGGCTCTCGCTGCTCTCCGGCGGCGAGCGGTCCCTGGCGGCCGTTGCGCTCCTGATCGCGATCTTCAAGGCGCGGCCCAGCCCGTTCTACATCATGGACGAGGTGGAGGCGGCGCTCGACGACGCCAACCTGGGCCGCCTGCTCACGATCTTCGAGGACCTCCGCGAGAGCAGCCAGCTGATCGTCATCACCCACCAGAAGCGCACGATGGAGATCGCGGACGCCCTGTACGGCGTCTCGATGCGCCAGGACGGCGTCTCCGCGGTCGTCGGCCAGCGCGTCGCGCAGGAGAAGGCGAGCTAGGGCCCGTCGGGAGCCGTCACTCCCCGGCCACGGCTTCGATCGCGGCGACCTTCTCGTCCAGCCCGGCGAGGAGCCCCTCGGCCCGCTGGTCGCACTCGGCGGCCAGCACGGCGATCCCGGCGGCCGCCGACGCGCTGAGACGCCTGGCGTCGGCCCGGACGCGCAGATGGCGGGCCAGGAGGACGAGGTCGCGATGATCGCCGAGCGCATCCTGCACCGTCTTCGCCGCCGCGGCGATCCGCACGGCCTCCCGGCCCAGGTCGTCGACGACGGCCTCCGCCGCGTACCGCAGCCGGCGCGCCGCCTTCCGGGTCTCGTGCCGCTGCTCGAGGCTCTCGCCGGAGCTTCTCCGCACCCGGCGGGCGGCTTTCGCCAGTCCCTTCCTGGCGACCCGTCGCGGGTGCCTCCGCCCGGGCTTCGCCAGCGGGGGAGCGGCGGCGAACCGCTGCAGATCCGCGAGCAGCGTGCGGTGCGCCCGGCTGCGCAGGTGCCGCAGCAGCTCCGCGTGCGCACGCTCGTGCTCGGCGCGGGCCTCCGCGGCGATGGCCTCGACCGCATCCACCAGCTCCGGCGCCGACTCCGCGCCGAGCAGACCCTCGAGGTCGCGAGCGCGCACCTCGGCGTCGCGCACCCGGCCGAGCCGCTCGCCGAGCCCGGTCAACCGCCCGCGCATCGCGCGCTGCGCCTCCCGGTCGAACGCCGGCCGGTACACGCTCAGGATGCTGCGCAGCCGCCGGACGCCCGTGCGCGCCTGGTGCACGGCATCCTCCCCGCCGGTCTCGATCGCGACCAGCTGCTCCGCCAGCTCCGCCGAGACCCCCACGAGCGCGTACATGAGCACACCGTACAACCGCGGCTAGTCTGAGTGTCATGGCTGACCGCACCCCCTGGTCTCTGTCGAACGCCCTGCGCGGGCTGTTCGCCAAGAAGACCATCGACGACGACACCTGGGACGACCTCGAGACGGCGCTCATCACGGCCGACTTCGGTCCGGACGTGACCGAGGCCGTGGTCGACGACCTGCGCGCGAAGGTGGAGCGGTACCACACCACCGACCCGGCGGATCTGCAGCGGATGCTGCGCGAGACGCTCGAGGAGCGGCTGTCGAAGCTCGACACCACGCTGAAGCTGAGCGAGCGGCCGGCGATCGTCCTGGTCGTCGGGGTCAACGGCGTCGGCAAGACGACCACGATCGGCAAGTTCGCGAAGTTCCTGCGGACCTACGACCGCTCGGTCGTCGTCGGCGCGGCCGACACCTTCCGTGCCGCCGCCGTCGAGCAGCTGGCGACCTGGGCCGAGCGCGCGGGAGCCGAGATCGTCCGGCCGCAGCAGCAGGGACAGGACCCGGCATCCGTGGCCTTCCAGACCGTCGAGAAGGCCAAGCGCGACGGCACCGAGATCGTCATCATCGACACGGCGGGCCGCCTGCAGACCAAGGGCGGCCTGATGGACGAGCTCTCCAAGATCAAGCGCGTCGTCGAGAAGCAGGCCCCGATCGCCGAAGTGCTGCTCGTCCTCGACGCGACGACGGGTCAGAACGGACTGGCGCAGGCGGAGGCCTTCCTCGAGCACGCGGGCGTGACCGGGCTGGTGCTGACGAAGCTGGACGGCTCCGCGAAGGGCGGGTTCGTGCTCGCGGTGCAGGAGCGCACCGGCATCCCGATCAAGCTCGTCGGCCAGGGCGAGGGCATCAACGACCTCACCGGCTTCACGCCGCACGTCTTCGCACAGCAGCTGGTCGGATAGGGAGGCGCGGCATGGCGATCGAGCACGACTTCTTCGGCCTCATCGACGAGACGGCGAGCGGCGGACTCGCATGGGACGACACCGTCGAGCTGGGCGACCAGACCGTCGAGGTCGAGCTCCTGGCCGACGACGAGAGCAGCGTCCCGGAGTTCGCCCTGGACTCGGCGGCAGCACTCATCCAGGCGCTGGAAGGCTTCGACGCCCGCGCCCGCGACGCGCTCATCGCCGAACTGAGCTCCCGGCAGTCCGCCACCTCCAGCTACATCGACGACCACGTCGAGAAGCTGGGCGACAGCCTCGTCGATCTGCTGGTCTACAACTCGGGCGACATCGCGATCGATGTGCTGCGGTCCCTCCAGCTGATGAGCGTCGTCATCCAGGCCGACCACTCCGACGAGGACGAGGTGTTCGCGACGTTCGACTACTCGATCGCCCCGGACGAGACGGATGCGCTGCTCACGGTCGCCTTCGACATCCGCGGCGATGTCGTCTCGGTCGAGACGTCGGGCGACTGACGGGCGCTCACGACGCTCAGCCATCGTCGCCCGGTAGAATGACGGGATCATGGCTACTTTCGGCACGCTCTCCGACCGTCTTGCGGACACCTTCAAGAATCTGCGCACCAAGGGCAAGCTGTCGCCGGCGGACGTCGACGGCACCGTGCGCGAGATCCGCCGCGCCCTGCTCGACGCCGACGTGGCGCTCCCGGTGGTCAAGGACTTCACCGCCAGGGTGCGCGAGCGCGCGCTGAGCGACGAGGTCAACAAGGCTCTCAACCCGGCTCAGCAGGTCGTGCAGATCGTCAACGAGGAGCTCGTCGGCATCCTGGGCGGCCAGCAGCGCCGGCTGCAGTTCGCGAAGCGGCCCCCGACGGTCATCATGCTCGCCGGCCTCCAGGGCGCCGGAAAGACGACGCTCGCCGGCAAGCTCGGCAAGTGGCTGGTGAAGGACGGGCACACCCCGCTGCTGGTCGCCGCCGACCTTCAGCGCCCCAACGCCGTGACCCAGCTGCAGATCGTCGGAGAGCAGGCCGGCGTCCCGGTCTTCGCGCCGGAGCCGGGCAACGGCGTCGGCAACCCGGTGAAGGTGGCGAAGGACGCCCTGAAGTTCGCCGAGACCAAGCAGTACGACACGGTCGTCATCGACACGGCCGGCCGTCTCGGCGTCGACGCCGAGCTGATGAAGCAGGCGGCCGACATCCGCAAGGCGACCGACCCCGACGAGGTGCTGTTCGTCATCGACGCCATGATCGGTCAGGACGCGGTGGCGACCGCCAAGGCGTTCCAGGACGGCGTCGACTTCACCGGCGTGGTGCTCTCGAAGCTCGACGGCGACGCCCGTGGCGGTGCGGCGCTGTCGGTGGCCTCCGTCACCGGCCGTCCGATCATCTTCGCCTCCACCGGTGAGAACCTCGACGACTTCGAGCCGTTCCACCCGGACCGCATGGCGTCGCGCATCCTCGATCTCGGTGACATCCTCACGCTGATCGAGCAGGCCCAGCAGGCCTTCGACGAGGATGAGGCGCGCAAGGTCGCCGAGAAGTTCGCGACCGACTCCTTCACCCTCGACGACTTCCTCAAGCAGATGCAGCAGCTGCGCAACATGGGGTCGATCAAGAAGATGATGGGCATGCTGCCCGGCGCCGGCCAGATGAAGCAGCAGCTCGACCAGTTCGACGAGCGCGAGATCGTGCGGACGGAGGCCATCATCCAGTCGATGACGAAGGCCGAGCGCACCAACCCGAAGCTGCTCAACGGCTCCCGCCGGCTCCGCATCGCGAAGGGCTCCGGCTCGACGGTCACCGAGGTGAACCAGCTCGTCAACCGCTTCGAGCAGGCCGCGAAGATGATGAAGACGGTCGCGAAGGGCGGTGTGCCGAACGTCCCGGGCATGGGGCCCATCCCCGGAGCCTCGTACGCCGGCCGCAAGCAGCAGAAGAACAAGAAGAAGGGCTCGCGCTCCGGAAACCCGGCCAAGCGGGCGGCGGAGAACGCCGCCCTGGCGGCCGGCGTCACGACCGGCGGCGCGTCGCCGAGCGGCAGCGGGTTCGGCCTCGGCGGCGGTGCTGCTGCTGCGCCGCAGGGAGCGCCGGCGGGCGGGCCGTCCGAAGAGGAGCTGGCCGCGCTGCAGAAGTTCCTCGGCCGCTGATCCGCGGCGGACCGGAGGAGTTCCGCCCGGTCGCGTGCCCCGGCCGGCCGGCGGTTACAGCGCCAGGTTGAGCGGTTGGAGCTTCGACTCGATGGTCCGGGCGACGACCTTCTGACCGGCCGCGTTCGGGTGGATGCCGTCCGCCTGCAGCAGCTCCGGGTGCCCGACGAGCGGGAAGCCGATGTCGAGCCAGGTGCCGTCGACCCCGCGCACAGCGTCCCCGACGATCTCGTCGACGCGGGTCATGGTCGCGGGGGGCTGGTCCGAGCCCCAGACCCCGGTGATGCCGACGATCGTGGCCTCCGGGAAGCGCTCGCGGAGTTCGCGCAGCATCCGGTCGGCGTTCGCGGTCACGGCGGCCGGGTCCTGCTCGCGGTCGTTGCGCGTCGCGGCGAGCAGGATCACCTGCGGATGGAGGCGGAGCGCCGCATCGACCTGCTGACGGTAGGTCGTGCCGTTCCACCCCGGCTTGACGAAGCCGGAGCCCGACACCGCGAGGTCGGTGAGCTGCCAGCCATGTGCCTCCGAGACGAGGGCGGGCCACGCCTGATCGGCCGTGACGCCCTTTCCGAACGCGATCGAGTCGCCGATCGCGACCGCGTCGACGACGCCGGAGGCGTCGCGCGCCGCACTGCCCGCTGCGGGTGCGGCGACTGCGGTCGCCTGGGCAGCGGCGGGCCGGGCAGACGGTGCGGAGGTGCAACCGGCGAGGGCCATCAGTGCCACCGTGAGTGCCGCGGGCGCGAGCAGGGGGAGCCGGGTCCTGAGCGGGCGCGAGCGGCGTCGGGTGAGGGTGCGCACGGGTGCGAGGGTAAACGGTCTCAGCTGCGAGTACGCTGTGTGCCGCTTTTGGGCGTGTCGGAACGGTGGTAGCCGGAGTTCAGACTTTCAGCTTGTCCGCGACCACCGCCGCGATCGCCTGCTGACCCGGCAGGGTGGGGTGCTCGTCGTCGTCCTGCACGAGCCCCGCCTTGCCCCGATAGGGCTGCCCCAGATCGAGCCAGGTGCCGCCCGCGGCGATGACCGCCTGTCGCAGTGCGTCGTCTCCGCCGGCGAGCTCGTCGTCCCCGGCCTGGCCGCTGAGTGCGTTGAACCCCGCGATGCGGGCATCGGGCAGCGCCGATGCGAGACGGTCGACCGTCGAATGGATGGCGGCGCTCAGCTCGGCGGGGTCGGTGCCGAGATCGTTGTCCGATGCGCCGATCAGCACGAGGTCCGGGCGTGCGGCGATCGCGGCATCCACCTGGGCGGAGAAGTCGTGACCGTCGGACCCCTGTGCGACGAAGCCGGCGCCGGGAACGCTGAGGTTGTCGAGCCGCCAGCCGTGGTCGGCGGCCACGAGGGCCGGCCACGCCTCGGACGGATCGAGCCCGAGTCCGGACTCGATGGAGTCCCCGATCACGGCGACGTGCTCTTCGTGTGCGGCGGACGACTTCGCGACGCCGGCGATGGACGCGGCGGTCGCCGACGAGCACCCCGAGAGGGCGGTCAGAGCCAGGAGCGCGGCCGTCATCGCTGTGGCCGCTGCGGCAAGGGGGCGTCGAGCGAGCATGGCAACACCGTACGCCCGGACCCTATGGATCGGCTTTGGCCGGCCGGTGGATCGGCTCGCCGCCGAGGGGCTCAGCGGGCCAGGCCCGAGCGCAGCTCGTGCGTCAGCGAGCTGACCACCGCCTGGAGGCTGCCGCCGTTCTGCTCCGCCACCGCGAGCTGCCGCTGGTAGCTGGCGCCGGTGTCCAGGATGGTGAGGACCGTCGACAGCTCGTCGACGCATCCCAGCCGCTCGGCCTCCGGCTGCAGGTCGTCCACCAGCTCGCGCAGGGAGTCGGAGACCAGACGCTCGCTGCCGTCCGGGGCCTGGATGATCTCGGCGTCGAGGCCGTACCGGGCCGCGCGCCACTTGTTCTCGCGCACGAACCAGGGCTGAAGGGTGACCGGTTCGACTCCCGCGTCCAGCTGCCCCGACATCCGGTCGGTCAGGCAGTGGATCAGCGCGGAGACGGCGCCGACTTCGTCGGCCGTGGAGAGCCCGTCGCACGCGCGCATCTCGACCGTTCCCCACTTCGGCGACGGGCGGATGTCCCAGCGCACCTCGGAGTGGTCCTCGACGACGCCCGTGGCGACCAGGTCGTCGACGTACGCCTCGTAGTTGGCCCATGTGCCGAACTGCCACGGCAGACCGGCCGTCGGCAGCTGCTGGAACATGAGCGCGCGGTTGGAGGCGTAGCCGGTGCGCGCTCCGGCCCAGAACGGGCTGGACGCGCTGAGCGCCTGGAGATGCGGGTAGTAGGTCAGGAGGCCGTTGACGATCGGCAGCGCCTTGTCGACCGAGTCGATACCGACGTGCACGTGCACGCCCCAGATCATCATCTGCCGCCCCCACCACTGGGTGCGGTCGAGCAGACGGTCGTACCGCTCGTTCGGCGTCACCTTCTGGTCGAACCACTGCGCGAACGGATGCGTCCCCGCGCACATCAGCTCGACGCCCAGGGGATCCGTCACCTCGCGCACCAGGCCGATGAGCTCCTGGAGATCGGTGATCGCCGCAGGCACCGTGCGGTGGACGCGGCTGACCAGCTCCACCGTGTTCATCAGCAGCTCGTGGGTGATCTGGGGGTGCTCGCGCCCGTCGGGCGTTCCCAGCTCGCGCAGCACCTCGTCGGCGATCTGGACGAGGTCGCCCGTCGCGCCGTCGACGAGGGCGATCTCCCACTCGATGCCCACGGTGGAGCGCTCGGACTCCGAGAAATCGATCTGCATGCGGTCGTTCCATCCGTCCGATTGTTCAAAGCAGCGCAGTATCTGACAGAATAGCTAGTTGAGTTCGACGTACCCGACCCTCTATCCGGTGCGGCGGACGAACAAAGACCTCCTGCCGCGTGTGCCCCCACGCCCACGGCAGTCAGTTCGATACAACTCATCCATTCACACAGGAGAATCGTGGCTGTCAAAATCCGTCTGAAGCGCCTGGGCAAGATCCGCGCTCCCTACTACCGCATCGTCGTCGCCGACTCGCGCACCAAGCGCGATGGTCGCGTGATCGAGGAGATCGGTCTGTACCACCCGACCGAGGAGCCTTCGCGCATCGAGGTCGACTCCGAGCGCGCGCAGTACTGGCTCGGCGTCGGCGCCCAGCCGACCGAGCAGGTCACCGCGCTGCTCAAGCTCACCGGCGACTGGGGTCGCTTCAAGGGCGACAAGAACGCCGTGAGCACCGTCAAGGTCGCCGAGGGCAAGGCCGAGTTCGTCGCCGACGAGAAGAAGAAGCCGGTCCTCAAGCCCAAGTCCGAGAAGCCCGCCGACGTCACCGCCGAGGCGGAGGCCGTCGTCGAGGCCGAGGTCGAGCGCGAAGAGGCCGCCGAGGCCAACGTCGTCGCCGAGGCCGAGGCCATCGCGGACGACGCATCCGACGAGAAGGCCTGACGTCTTGCTCGCACCCGCGCTCACGCATCTGGTCAAGGGGATCGTCGATCACCCTGACGACGTCCACGTCGTGGCCAAGAGCTCTCCGCGTGGCGAGGTCCTCGAGGTTCGTGTGAACCCCGAGGACCTCGGCCGGGTGATCGGCCGGTCCGGCCGCACGGCGAAGGCTCTCCGCACCCTGGTCGCTGCGCTGGCCGACGGCCGGCGCGTCCGTGTCGACGTCGTCGACGACTGAGGTGGCGGACCACAAACTGCCTCGCAAGGAGGTCGCCCCCCGGCCCGGTCAGACCGAGCTGCGCGTCGGGCGCCTCACGAAGGCGCACGGCCTCAAGGGCGCGCTCAAACTGGAGCTCTTCACGGACGAACCGGAGAAGCGGTTCGTGCCGGGCGCCGTGTTCACCCTGCAGGTGCCCACCGCATCCAAGTGGCACGGCAAGACGCTCGAGCTCCGCGAGTTGCGCTGGTACAACGGCCACCCGGTCGGATTCTTCGCCGGTGTCGACGACCGCACCGAAGCCGAGACGCTGGCCAAGGCGATCCTCTGGGTCAGCCAGGACGCCGCGCAGCTCCCCGACGAGGACGACGCCTGGTATGACCACCAGCTGGTCGGCCTCGACGCGGTGCGCGACGGGGTGACCGTCGGGCGCGTCGCCCGCGTCGATCACCTCCCGGCGCAGGATCTGCTCGCCATCGCGACGGCCGGCGGCGAAGTGCTCGTCCCGTTCGTGAAGGCGATCGTGCCGGAGGTCGACATCGCCGCAGGGACGGTGACGCTCACGCCGCCCGCCGGGCTCTTCGAGGAGCTGCCGGACGACGATCCGGAGCCGGAAGGCGAGCCCGCCGCCGCGGAGGACGAGCCGGAACAGGCGCCGTCCGAGGACTGAACGACATCGAAAGAGGCCGACCCGCGCGGGTCGCCCTCTTTCGTCTGCGCCGGGACCGTGCCCGTGGCTCAGGAGACGATCGCGAGTCCGCGTCCGCGCAGCGAGCGCGCGTCGGCGCCCAGTGCGGCCACCAGCCGGTCGTGGGTGCCGACGACATGCTCGTGGATGCGCGCAGCGGCCTCGTCCGCCCGGCGCGCCGCGACGAGGGCGAGGATCTCGCGGTGCTCGTCGGCGGCATGCTCGTCGCGGGCGACCAGCCAGCGCGCGCGGGCCAGCCGGGTCATCGCGTCGGCGACGGCGTCCGCGAAGAAGGCGTTGCCCGAGAGGGCCGCGAGCCGTACGTGGAAGTCCGTCCCCGCGCGGACGGCGCCGTCGGGGGAACGGTCGCCGCCCGAGCGGTCCAGGTGCTCGGCCAGTGCCGCGAACTCGGCGTCGGAGGCGCGCGCGCAGCTGAGCCGCACCGCCGCGGACTCGACCGCGTCCCGGAACTCGCTCAGGCGCGCGATCTCGGCCAGATCGATCGGCGTGACCTGCCAGCCGCGTCCGTCCCTGCCGACGAGTCCTTCGGACTCCAGCCGCATGAGGGCGGAGCGCAGGGGAGTGCGGGAGGCTCCGAGCTCGGCCTCCAGGCCGCGCTCGGTGAGCCGGGAGCCTGGCACTCGGTCGAGGTCGAGGATCTGGGAGCGGAGGCGGTCGTAGACGCGGGACGTCTCGGCGACGGGCAGATGCTCGGACATGACGCTCCTTTGGGATACCAGCGTGGTATACCGCTAGGGTATACCCATGTTCAGCGGAACCGTGCGCCGTCCCCGCCCGTGGCTCATGCTGGCCTTCGGCGTCACCGCCCAGGCGAGCTCGACCGTCTTCGTCTCGACGCCGGCGTTCCTCATCCCGCTGCTGCACACCGAGCGCGGCCTGAGCCTCGCCCAGGCCGGTCTGCTGGCGTCCGCGCCGACCCTCGGCCTCGTTCTGACCCTGATCGCGTGGGGTGCTCTCAGCGACCGGATCGGCGAGCGGTGGGTCATCGCGTCGGGTCTGGCCATCACCGCTCTCGCGGCCGTCGCCGCCATGTTCGTCGACTCCTACCTGGCGCTCGGTGCCCTGTTCCTGGTGGGAGGGATGGCGTCGGCCAGCCCGAACGCGGCGAGCGGGCGCGTGGTGATCGGCTGGTTTCCGAAGGAACGCCGCGGTCTCGCCATGGGCATCCGCCAGATGTGCCAGCCGCTCGGGGTCGCGATCGCCGCGGTCAGCGTCCCTCTGCTCGCCGCGTCCGGCGGAATCGCTGCGGCGCTCGTCGTGCCTGCCGCGCTCTGCGGGGTGTCCGCTGTGCTGTGCGCGATCGGTATCGTCGACCCGCCCCGGCCGCCGCGGAAGGCGGCCGCGGGGGAGGACGCGCATCCCCAGGCCGTCTGGCGGCCGTACCGCGAGACGTCGTTGCTGTGGCGCATCCATGCCGTCTCCATGCTGCTCGTCGTTCCGCAGTTCACGGTCTCCACCTTCGGGCTGGTCTGGCTGGTGTCGCAGCTGCACTTCTCGTCGCTCGCCGCGGGCATCGTGATCGGTGTCAGCCAGTTCGCCGGGGCGATCGGCCGGATCGGCGTCGGAGTGCTCAGCGACCGAGTCGGCAGCCACCTCCGACCGCTCCGGTGGGTCAGCGTGTGCGCGGTCGGCGTGATGCTGCTGATGGCGACGGCCTCCGCCCTCGGCTCGGTGCCTGCGGCCGTCGTCCTCATCGTCGCGGCGATCGTCACGGTCGCCGACAACGGCCTGGCGTACACGTCGGTCGCCGAGATCGCCGGGCCGTTCTGGTCGGGGCGGGCGCTCGGAGCGCAGAACACCGGGCAGTTCCTCGCCGCATCGGTCGTCGGGCCGGCCGTCGGTGCGCTGATCGGGTGGGTCGGCTATCCGATCGCCTTCGCGGTCGTCGCGCTGTGCCCGGCGGTGGCGACACCGCTGGTGCCGCGCGACCGCGAGCTGGCGGTCGTCCCGGCCTAGCGGGGCCCTCCTAGACTCTCCGTATGCGCATCGACATCGTCACGATCTTCCCGACCTTCTTCGATGTGCTCGACATCTCGCTGCTCGGCAAGGCCCGGCAGTCGGGTCTCATCGAGCTCGGCGTCCACGATCTGCGCGACCACACGCACGACCGTCACCGGACGG
Proteins encoded:
- a CDS encoding DUF2004 domain-containing protein, whose product is MAIEHDFFGLIDETASGGLAWDDTVELGDQTVEVELLADDESSVPEFALDSAAALIQALEGFDARARDALIAELSSRQSATSSYIDDHVEKLGDSLVDLLVYNSGDIAIDVLRSLQLMSVVIQADHSDEDEVFATFDYSIAPDETDALLTVAFDIRGDVVSVETSGD
- a CDS encoding CHAD domain-containing protein — translated: MYALVGVSAELAEQLVAIETGGEDAVHQARTGVRRLRSILSVYRPAFDREAQRAMRGRLTGLGERLGRVRDAEVRARDLEGLLGAESAPELVDAVEAIAAEARAEHERAHAELLRHLRSRAHRTLLADLQRFAAAPPLAKPGRRHPRRVARKGLAKAARRVRRSSGESLEQRHETRKAARRLRYAAEAVVDDLGREAVRIAAAAKTVQDALGDHRDLVLLARHLRVRADARRLSASAAAGIAVLAAECDQRAEGLLAGLDEKVAAIEAVAGE
- the smc gene encoding chromosome segregation protein SMC, which produces MYLKSLTLKGFKSFAQPTTFAFEPGVTCVVGPNGSGKSNVVDALAWVMGEQGAKTLRGGKMEDVIFAGTATRGPLGRAEVQLTIDNADGALPIEYSEVTISRTLFRNGGSEYAINGQSCRLLDVQELLSDSGLGREMHVIVGQGQLDAVLHASPEDRRGFIEEAAGILKHRRRKEKTLRKLEAMQTNLTRLSDLAGEVRRQLKPLGHQAEIAREAQSIAAVVRDARARLLADEVVTLRRTLDDHGRTESERHSEQIVLQEQLEQKQLRRTRLEQALVGDAVDTARSTAFALESVQERLRGLFTLANQRVALLGSQGDAPDASPSVTPQNVQDARDEVDRLRGVVVEAEAAWTAAQAATRSARSRLDAVDEEIAAQSALVSRHDLEISKLNGQADAAAQRLAAVRGEVLRQQNALDAATERRERARAEFAAREAEAATADVGEGDLDEAYELAQATVFEAEGEIERLREELHTLERERDALAARVSALSLALDQKDGSSALVAARLPGVRGLVAEHIRVHPGYEAAIAAALGTLADAVLADDRDAAVAAVTHAAADDLGRVEVVIADAPAATVDLGGIAGVVPATSVVDAPDGVRGILAFTAIADDLDSARRAFAAFGGRSAGGPITIITTSGDVLTEHVLRGGSGAKQSRIELIADRDAAQERLTEVTSLIDRAKFALAEQRGVLQVAKEQSQAALATLREFDAKLAAQTEQVNRLKVQLEASQAEFDRLSRALEQAGERVSEAEQAAEKAKSELEAARSRPRPILDVSARDALSTELDAAREAEVEARLAVETAKERVRAEEARGVALARRLEAERAAAEEAARRAVIRRRQLDAAESVIAALPAVLASIDRSVAQARLELATAEAERASRNDELSTLRRDEDAVRQRLQAITESVHGLELQIYEKKLHLSSLLERAGSELGLVEDVLVAEYGPEVPVPVDLARDEVREPDAEVETVPFSREQQQKRLAAAERKLSQLGRVNPLALEEFAALEQRHKFLTEQLTDLTNTRKDLLTIIEDIDERMQTIFESAFADTEEAFKRVFPILFPGGQGSISLTNPDDLLTTGIEVSVKPAGKKIERLSLLSGGERSLAAVALLIAIFKARPSPFYIMDEVEAALDDANLGRLLTIFEDLRESSQLIVITHQKRTMEIADALYGVSMRQDGVSAVVGQRVAQEKAS
- the ftsY gene encoding signal recognition particle-docking protein FtsY: MADRTPWSLSNALRGLFAKKTIDDDTWDDLETALITADFGPDVTEAVVDDLRAKVERYHTTDPADLQRMLRETLEERLSKLDTTLKLSERPAIVLVVGVNGVGKTTTIGKFAKFLRTYDRSVVVGAADTFRAAAVEQLATWAERAGAEIVRPQQQGQDPASVAFQTVEKAKRDGTEIVIIDTAGRLQTKGGLMDELSKIKRVVEKQAPIAEVLLVLDATTGQNGLAQAEAFLEHAGVTGLVLTKLDGSAKGGFVLAVQERTGIPIKLVGQGEGINDLTGFTPHVFAQQLVG